In Papaver somniferum cultivar HN1 chromosome 9, ASM357369v1, whole genome shotgun sequence, the genomic stretch CACTCATTTACTTTGAGTAGATGAAATtatttagtcccacatcgggtgTACTAGAGAAGGATGACCTCCATATATACTTTATGGATACtttctttaagagttttatttatgtgaAAATTCCGTTTTCctttataaattgttttacaagaaatctGAAACTCTAGAGGTTTCTTTTCACCTATAAATACAAAATGTTTTCACAGTTGAAACTTGTGTCCAGAAGCGGCTACTATCCGGACTTATTTTCACCATCTTCTCGCTTTGTTTTGCGAATTGCTTGTTTACTTACTTTCAGTCTTATTGTTAAGTTCAGAGAGTGAGTAGTTTGTGTTGTGTTAATACAAGTTATACCaagcagtcttatcctggacatatCTTCGCACATTGGGGTTTACATTGCTCATTCTGGAGTATACCCGCAAAccaatgtgttaaggacaacttgttgaacctgtaatTTACAATCAAGTTATTTGTGGTAGAGTTGATTTTGATTCAGTCTTTTATATATTACTTGATACATCTAATGTTgtaagattccaacaatcttaacacattttTATTctttataacaatgagaaagaacGATCTTGGAACACCGCAGAAGTTCAATCGGAAAGATTTCAacagatggcaatccaagatgtttttttttttcctgagtcATCATGATTTGAACGTTGCATTTGTtccttttgatgaattgttgaatgttGAAGGAAATTCTGAAGATGATAAAATATTTTACAAGAGACAAAACTATCTGGCTAAATATCAAAATTATGAACTATTTAGAAGATGCAATGTATGATTTTTataatgctaaagaaaatttcagtgcttatgatttatGAACTGCGTTAGAAACAAAGTACCATGCAGGGATTGCTGgtagcaagaaatttctggtattAAAGTTTATGTAAtacaagatgacgaatgataaacaTGTTGTTGATCAGTTCTTTGAacttaagaaaatcatcaacGAGATTCTTGTTGAATGTATGGTCATTTATGGGACGTTTCAAGTATCTTCGGTAATTGAGAAATTACCATCTTGTTGGTCGGAGTACAAGAgaaaactgagacatgaaactggtGAGGTTAACATGGTTTAATTGGGAAAtaagattcaagtggaagaaaATTATTGCGCACTACAGACAAGAATGAGTCATATGCAAGGGACATGACtaacaaagctcatgtgactAAACGCAAATATTCCAAAGCTAAAATAGGTAAGAACAAACACAATTCTAAGCATGATCCTCACACGAAAGGTACATTTTGTAAACAAAAATCTAACATTACTAAAATTAATGGTACTTATGTGTAGTTCACTGTACACAATGCAAGTAACTTAATAAAAAGAATAATGCTAATTTTgtagagaagaaaaaagacaagGAATCTTCTatggtgtctgaagttaatttggtgaccaatgtgatggacggTGGATAGACTCTAGAGATACCAAGTATTGTGGGAACGAAGACTTGTTCTTCCTATTAGAGGGGATGGCGAGAAAGTCTATATGGGTAACTTATCTGCAACAAATGTTGCACGAAAGGGAAGGTCGGTCTAAAGCTCACATCTGGTAAGACTCTCACATTGATTGAAGTTCTTCATATTCCATACATCTACAAGAATCTTGTCTCTTGTTctattttagatgataagggtttcaAAGTTGTAATTAGTTTGGGCAAGTTATAGTTACTTAGCGCAAAGATTATGTttgtaagggttataagactaaAGGTCTATATAAACTTAATGTAACATGTCCTGAAGTGACAttaaatgattcttctgcttatatgtgTGTCTTATTGAATATTTGACATGATATTCTTGGTCAGATGAACTATAAATCAATACATAAATTTCTAGCTTCGGCTGCATATCCAAATTCACTATGGATAGAAATCATAAGCATGCAATTTGTGTAAAAtataagcatgctaagaaatcattcagtaaGAATGTCTAAAGAAATTACAAACCTTGGAATTAATCCATTCAGATATGAAGTCAATttaaactagaggtggtaagaagtGGTTTGTCCTTTTATAAATGATTGTACGCGGTACTATCATATATACTTGCTTAAGGGTAAGGATGATACCTTAGAAGATTTTAAGATGTATAAATTatatgttgaaaactaattgaATGCAACTATTAAAACTGTTAGATCTGACCGTGATGGTAAGTGTAGAAATCCTATTGGAGAATTTTGTGTAGAACATGTTATTATTCATGAAGTTACTCCTAGTTATTCGCCACAGtctaatggtgtagctgaacataagaaccgcacccttaaggatAAGATGCATCCAttttaattagttcaggattacctgcgaaTTTATGGGGGGAAGGCTGTCATCTCAGCTTGTTATATCCCGAGCAAAGTACCCGTTAACGGATCAGATataactccatatgagttatgtaAAGGTAGACAACCATATTAGGCTTACTTCAAAGTGTGTGTGGGGGGTGGGGGTAGGGGGGTTTGGTAAAGGTGACCATACCTCATCCTAAGAGAACTAAGATAAGATccaaaactgtagattgtgttttcatAGGGTATCTTAAGCAtattacttcttataggtttatGGTTGAGAGTTATGAAATTTCTAACATAGAgttgaatactattatggagtctaggtaTGCTGAGTTTTTGAGAATATATGTTTTTCTTATGAAACCTGAATCTGAAAAGAAAACTTTAGTTGATCTTCTAGATTTGCTGtcaaccagaaatagaacctagaagaggtaaaagacTTAGAACTAAGAAAAcatatcctggttgcattacttACCTTACCGAATCTGAGACACATGCTTATAAAGAATCCATGACTTCTTATGAAGCTCCCTGGTGGTAAGAAGCTTTCATCAGCGAAATGGATTCCATCCAACAAAATCATACGTTGGAGATTGTAGACTTACCTCAAAGGTGTAAgggcatagtttttttttttaaataaataaataaatatctacAAAATCTGTTTGAAtttaaaagaagaaagaagagatttgTCCCTTCCAATAGCTGAATGAATAAAAGAACGTGGCTGATCCCGCCATTGTGATCCTGATGAAGCGCCCCGCTTTGCTGACAAATCTGCCACTGCATTGCCCTCCCTATAAACATGGGAGAACCTAAACattataattttatatatttttcctaCTGGATTGCTAATCTCCATGGAACCAAAGAAGTATCAAAAAGAACCATGATCACATGCATAAAATCACATTCAAACCAAATCCTAGTCGTTCTTGTTGCTTGACATAACCTAAAACAATGTATTTCTCCCCAAAATTCAAATGATATTGATATATCGATACCGATAGATTTGGAAATATACTCCAAAACCAAAACATTGTAGTCTCTAAATACTATTCCACATCTTGCTAGGCCTGGATTGCCTAAAGAGCATTCATCCATATTAACCTTTATCCAACCATATAAAGGAAGGCACCAGTTGACAATGAATATTTTGGGCGCTCTAGGAGTCTTATACCCACTATACCAAAAAACCTCAGGTTGCTGATTTCATGTAAATCATCTCTTATAAAACCCTTACCAATATCTCTGAATTACGATCCGCGGGTTATAAACCCAAAGGGGTTATAACCCATCTACAAAAAACCCATCcaaacaaaagtgatacaaaacccccaaatatcataaactgtctaaactaccctcccctaattcaacccaaaagaaactgagaaagaaaacGACCCACTAATTTATTACTTTACAACCTGCGTAACGgacaaaatttcttaaaacctccgctcctgttcgttcaaaatcaatctgttCGTTCAAAAATCAATCCGCTCATGTattcgttcaaaatcaatctgtattcgtcatcatcttctcgattttaccttcttctcttattctatggttgcgtacttcaaccactgctacaaaatatgacctaatttttcaaccacaaatggcgaagaaacaaaatcaacatgcgaaaaagaaagatgaaaagctaaagaaaatagcgaaaccatctcctaaaggtaagaaatcgaatttgctttcaagttgatttcgagtttgaattcaaaagattattaggtttcatttgatttctgggttggttttctgtttgcttttaggtttcatttcttaggttaggttctattttcatttggttacatcgtttctttggtttaggtttaggtttcagtttgtttgatgtaaccaaatgaaaacagatttcaattgtttgtatatttgatgcaaccagatatttttttttctatttgatgaaaccatatttcatttgttgtttatttgatgaaaccaaagtataatctgtttttttttttatgaaaccattctgggtttcatcattttacaaccaattggtaaattggttccaccaattgttaatctgttacatcataataatatggtctttttgatgaaaccatttttggtttcatcacttttcatttgttaggtttaggtctgcaagaatgatgtaacagatttgcgatgaaaccagatatcattttctgtttcttaatgaaacccaaaattggtttcatcatttttagttattggtttacttctagagttgttattggctgttgatttgaattcaaactgtggagattggcgctatgttacgtaatcttatggtttcatacaagtttcaattatgcttatggtttaatcactttgttcgtgcttatggtttcatcattacaagtttatttcttatggtttcatcattattatttattattctcttatggtttaattttggtttcacaataggtaaaaaaagagataaggaaccatacaggtgctcattgcatcatttgtgcgagctagcagtgaaaattaaggcgttgataaaaaacaagcaactgcatttgaaagctcttaaATCATGTCCTTTATGGCGTTTCTTTGAGCCGTTCTATGATGGCGTAATGAACAAAGATGATCTCATCAAAAAGACAAAAGCAGTAATAATGTTTTTAAGtacaattgaaaacaaacttgatggtaagctcccgtattgtttcaaattagcaagatcaaggaaaatgattttgcggacaattccagaacattttgctgtgacttttggtttccaaatggtgaattatgtagaagcagacgacattgatgaagatctggttaaaaaggttaacgtctttgtggctaattattttgctggaaataaaaagacgaaaaaaaccgatattgaaaagcgtatgctggaagccgcaaatgatgaaaccagagcggatgactttgtcaagtttttcgtaatgtttctgttggtttcaCTATTTGTCCCTAAAAAATGTGGGCAGACTCTCGCAGCAAAGTACTTGTatatggtgtttgatatgaacaaggtgtgctggccggaagtcttccatgactatgtacttgattcgataatgacaaacagaacagacgtagaaaatgttgttggttgtgtaatataccctctggtaagttaagatttgttctttttttttcataagttcagtattttttttcaatattggttgttgaataataagcgacttgtttttgatgattaatttgaatattggttgttgttgttttttttgcagTACTGGTTGGCAGAGATGACAAAGATCGCACAAAGAAAGCATGGGCTAGACAAGTATCCGAGGTTTGCTAGATGGAACCTTAGCAACATCTGTCAACAAGTATTGTCTAACttcgagaatcttgaagaaaaaacagaactttggtctaaggtaaatatttacttagaagatttacttttctgatggaaccaattttggtttcatcaaaaattctagctgaatttttgtttcttagataacttcgagggttttatttgatatttttgttagacaATATTCGAAATCTTCGAGGGTTTTATTAGATTATTGCTATGAGTTCTTACCATTACTTGTTACCATTAAAAATGCTTTGCTTGGTATGTCGtttgttttattttaaacgaattttggtaaatattttcttgttcagatttacttttttgatgaaaccagttttggatttatcaaattttttagctgaaaccaatttttcttgtgtactgcaggagaatattggtcaccgaaagggatcattcttgcttcagtatgacgaatcagaaatgcgcttggatgatcccgtagatgaagtggaaattgttgtgccagatgaagaaaatgaagtgccggttaaagtgcaagatgaagaaaatgttggtgctagaagtgaagctaactccttcaaagccaaataccaatttgcacgagcattgattgaaaagcttaggaccaatactacatatgttctttctaaagaagaagaatcaatgcTGGCAAAATATGATGCTGAGGACAGGGAACAACAACTGGtacaaagatagatttgatttttattagtaacaattgaattactcgcatatattacaattttcttatacatttcatcatttttttgatgaaaccagatttggttccatcattcttttgatggaaccagatttggtttcatcatttcaagttaatatttgtttgatgaattggccagttctttttattctttcagaagtttttgatttttacagcattaggttttgacacaggaagatgaaaaataaaataacttaggTATCTTAATATTGCAGGTTATAACAAGGGATGTcaacatgataaatgaacaagaatctgaacaagagcaggtcatatcttcttcgtcgaagacagtcaccgatgatgaacaagaaggagatggtactgagttgactccaaataatatcgaggatatcaaggtggcagagcgggttgaatctgaaatggagaaagctacttcatcgatgccagtcaccaatgatgaataagaaggagagggtactgagttgactccaaataccgttgaggatatcaaggtggcagagcgggttgaatctgaaatgagaaaagcttcttcgtcgatgccagtcaccaatgatgaacaagaaggagagagtactgagttgactccaaataccattgaggatatcaaggtcgcagagcgggtggaatctgaaatgagcaaagcttcttcgtcgatgccagtcaccaatgatgaacaagaaggaaagggtactgagttgactccaaataccgttgaggatatcaaggtggcagagcgggtggaatctgaaatgagcaaagatttttcgtcgaagcaaattattgaacaagaataaaacgaaactcaatttgtaattgatgaagatgttatcaGGAAAATGGAATACGAATACAATAAGAAAGGTTGTTCGTCGTCAAAGCCAAATGTTGGAAGCGTATACTACTACCCAGCTATAAAGATGGCGAATGATTTACTTGAGTTAGAGAATGAACAACCTGGATTTGATTTAGGACTGTCGCAGTGTGACAGTCAAGAGAAAGGACAGGGAGAACTCAGTGttgcacaaaggatgagtaacatggttacaagaatgagggaaggcagaaggaatttggttccacctatcagaatgcaggattacaacaccagtgtgaaaaaaagaagaaaggttacagctcgtaagtgcaaggagaacaagaaggtgcaggaagtacagggggtgaagttgaaaccagttgataacttgaagatcttgaaagtactcaacagaaatgagaaacccctcgtgaccacttttttcagaaataacaatgaaaggtaattgggaaataactgatgtaaccaagactggtttcatcaaaattttgttccaagttatgcattgtttctcctttttttatccatcattgactagctttttaaaaaataaaattaacaggtcaacggtgtgggagcatttaaatcttcaattacatatatcggggaagatgatggataatttgatgagatagggtgacgtcgcaggagacattatagagttctacattttgaagctgcaaaacaacatcaaaaaaatgaGTTGAAACAAGATGGTTCTCCAAAGTACCAGAGAGCTGTGTTTATGAGCACATTTGCCTATGTTAGTTTACTCCGAAATTCTTTAAAAATTTTTGGCATAAAAAAtagttgtggaaaacaaaaaatgatgttgtttatatggttaattttgatgaaacaaagtttggtttcatcaaacttgcaggtctgtaactaattaaggagcttttatctggtattttgtttcagacatgtcactcattaggaaataaatgtggtgctgtaatagaaggcttcatcgaaaaaatggattatagcgtgcggtttttgttcgttccgttgctgacatcacttggagatgtaaaccattggacattgctttcttttgattttgaaaccggggaattttatcactacaactccttggcttccacgggagaggaatgcagaaaaagtgctgaaagcatgaaacaacgtatagtatcagcatttgcacaacacgacgcaaagctcccctgtgatcagcaggcaagtcatccaacaacatactctttgcacaaccctacatgttgtgaacaaatagggtaagttctgtttggaagtttatagttcatatatgcatatgcttgaaatcattacatcacttgtaaacgaatgctttacatatagatactaatatcagaacactctcagctagtcactttgtaacaattgagacattgttttggtttttcaggaacgattgtggcctgcatgtttgctattacatgaagagcctcttgaaaggaaacatgtctacagatgatatacgagaaaaggtgcataatatgagaccaaagttggcgttgaagatactccttgacaatatagaataatactcgcatgtcatgcccgtcctattgaacattcagttttagttgaattttaaattacttttgaaatggttattgtaatgatgatactccttgacatacagttctccttgcagattcaagttttagttgaagtttaaagtacttgtgaaatggttacagtttatataaaaaacgatttcgtgctatttcagttgtatttccttaaaatcttatgtctacagaaatatgatgtctcatttttataaaaactatccataaatgatgtgtcatatatttgcggcaccaataaacagtagacaaaacatcatctactgtgttgtcaaaaaatatagaagaaaaagtgacagtaaaacaatggttccaccaaaataagatgaaaccctttctggtttcatcaaaaaaatgatgaaaccctttctggtttcatcaaaaaaatgatgaaacctgattcggttacaccaaactataaaggcctgtaaaaattctgaaaaaacttaaacttaatcaaACTTTTTATTCTtagaaaaaatataaaatgaaaacacctgCAGCATATTAACTTCTAAGACAAAAATCTGAAATAGTAAATGaaacacatattgtagtctagcaaacgaaactaagagtaaaattcgatgacttgcaggaaccacatattgtagtctagtcgaaatgactacaagttctcatgaaatctgacgagaagggcatgtccgtttattatgggtggtcaaaaccttgcaggaa encodes the following:
- the LOC113312812 gene encoding uncharacterized protein LOC113312812, with the translated sequence MFLLVSLFVPKKCGQTLAAKYLYMVFDMNKVCWPEVFHDYVLDSIMTNRTDVENVVGCVIYPLYWLAEMTKIAQRKHGLDKYPRFARWNLSNICQQVLSNFENLEEKTELWSKENIGHRKGSFLLQYDESEMRYNKGCQHDK